ATGCCCTGCTCGTAGAGCTCCCAGCATAGAGTTATTAAAGTGGCGTTTTGCATGTCCATGATTTTACATGGACTGTCGGATTTCTACGGAAACATACCGCAGACTTGACAAAATAAAAATTATTTTATACTATTAAAGATTGCGGATAAATGGTAGTAAATAGTACTAGACAATAATACGAGGTGACAAATGAAAAGAAAAGTTTATCTATTGCTAGCACTGGTCCTGACGCTGGCAACCACTGCAGGTAGTTATGCCTACACTGCAACCTCCGGGAGTGTCACTACCGTGACTAGCAGTACCGCATTTGCGCAGGTAACTACGACCAAGCCCGCCGCCGGCGTCGTGGGCACCCCCGGTTTCCCCAGTGCGGACAAGTACGCGAGTACTCCTGCCTGGACCCCTATGGTTAATACTGCCTCTTCCGTAACGGCAGGACACCTGTATTACATTGACCCGAAGGACTATGCTGGCGACCTGCTTGTCCAACTATACCTTGTCAATGTCGGCGACCTGGCCAAGGGTTACGCCTACCTGAACTTAGGCGTCAACTTCCACAAGGTCACTGGTGCCGCGGGTTCAGAGACCTGGGCTGAAGAGACTGCGGTAACCGGCACGGCTCCAATTCTCAACTACTACCTGACACTATCGAATGGCTACGTTACTTTCATTCTGCCTGCTGGTTCCACTAAAGGAGTCATAACCATCGATAATGGCTCGCTCTTTACTATAAATGCCACTTCCAGCTACCTGGCGCCGCAATATTACATAGACGTCAAGCAAGCATAGTAGATTGATAGCCTATAGTAGGGAACTAGGGAGGGAGCTTTTGGGCTCCCCCCTAGTGGTGATTAGGGTGAAACGACACACACAGCTAACATTAGGGCTAATAATAGTTATACTGGTCAGCAGCGTAACGGCTTGGGCTAGTACTAGCAATTCGTTTAGGCCCACGGTTACTGCCGGGGGCGATAATGGCGCCCTGGTCACAAGCATCACGCCGGTTGGTGAGACATTTTCCATCAACGTCGGCATGGCTGACAAGATCAGCGGTGTTGAATTGTATAAAGTTGAACTGGGCAACGCTCAGTTCAGCAACTTGATTCGTATGAACGTCCTCTTAACGAATTCTTATGATGTGGGCAAGGTCCTTAACAATCCGAATTCTTTTATCCAGATCCAGATTTACTACCCGGGTACCGGGGCAAATCAGGTCACCTTGGACTACGATGGCAGCACGGCTATTCCAGATACTAACTGGAGAGCTAGTGGGATATTAAGCAAACAGTCTGGCGAAATATCTCTTAGCCCATCGGTTACCGGCCAGACCACTTTTTACATTCTTGCTAGTATTATGGTTCCTGGGGGACCGCCTCCGGGTCAGCAATCTTCTCTAGCGACCAGCCTGAGTTTTTATCTTGATGTGAGGTTAGGTGCGCTGCAGTGAAACGCGGCATTTTCCTCTTTTTGGTAATAGTTGTTGTGGTAATTGGCATCTACTCGGTTAAGGAGTGGATGCCAATTATGGCTGTCAGCGGCACCAGTATGTATCCCGTACTCAAAAACGGCGATGCTATACTCATTGAGGAAAAGCAAGCCAGCGACGTGGCAGTAGGGGATGTTATTGTCTTTAAAGTCCACCCATTGATTCAAGAGACCTATAACTACCCGCCCATGGTTGCTCACAGAGTCATTCAAATTTCCGAGTTTCAAGGTGGCATAGCCTTCAAGACAAAGGGTGATAATACTAACGAAGACCCTTTTGTGGTCCCTTCGAGTGACCTGCGCGGCGAGGTCAGCGGTCAGTTGGCTTACGTGGGCCATGTCTTACTCTTTCTCCAAAGTAAACAGGGGCAGACATTCGCTATTCTTGCCATTCTTCTTCTGGCGTTTGAGCTCTTCGCCAACGACTTGGACCGCGCACGAAAGAATGCCCAAAAGAAGATATTTGCTCCAGTCCTTGAGCAGAACGAAACGCTGATAAAAGGTCAGCAGCAGGCTAGCAAGATGAGCGCGCAGGCGCTTGAGCAATTCGCCGCCGCCATGAGAGAGTACGCACAGCATCTTGCAAGCCATACCGCCGCTGTGAAGGATTTGGCAAGCGCCTCACATGAAATGCTCAAAGCCATCCATGAACAGAACCTCATGTTTGAAAAGTGGAATAAGTCCGGTTTCGACCAGCCTGGTGCGGCAACTCCTGAGGCTGACAAACCCCTCGCCGCTAACGCACCAGCCAGCCAGCCATCGGGCGATGTGCCGACCTTAGACGCCTGTATAAAGCCGGAAAGCGAAACATAACATTATCCTGGCCGGTACGCATCCGGTTATTTTTTACGACTCACCGGCTCCTGCTAATTTAGTCCCCGAACCGTACCTCTTCTTATTTCGTTGCGGCTGACAAAATCGTCTCGGAAACCGAGAATCCTCCAGAATCGCACCTCCGGCATGCAGCGTTTTCATTCATGCGTCTTTTTGACGTAGACTTTTATCTCGCCGCTCTTCTCTTCGATACCTAGAAACTCGTTTCCGGTAGCCTGCGCCCAGGCCGGCATGTCCAGTTTTATGCCTTTATCGTCAGCCACCACTTCCAGAATCTCCCCCGGCTTCATTTCCTTCATCTGCTCGGCGGTCCTGACAATAGGCATCGGGCAATATAGTCCCATACAGTCCAGGCTGTGGTCTGCTTTCATTCGCTCCTCCTTACCTTCTATACAAAACCGACTAGATGAAGAGGGTGGTCTTCGACTGGCGCGCCTCGTTCAGGAAATAGGCCGCCCCGGTCAAGGTTGTAACTTCGCTGCGGAAAGCGTCCTCGCCGAGCCCCATCAAACCGCATGTGGTAGTGCAGGCAATGAGCTTTACTCCCATCTGGTTAGCCATGGTTATCATCTCATCGAGGGACGGCATGTGTATATCTTTCATCAGGCGCTTTATCATCCAGGTGCCCATTCCCAGCATATTGAACCTGGAGAGCTTCAGCCGCTTGGTGCCGCCGCGGTTCATGATGTTCAGCATATTCCGCATCAACCCTTTGCTTTTGATGCTGCCCTCATTCTTTTTGATGATGTTCAACCCCCAGAAGGTGAAAAACATGTTCACCTCCATGCCCATACTGGCGCCGGTGGTGGCCAGCATGAAAGCGGCCAGGGCATGGTCCAGGTCCCCGCTGAAGACTACCAGAGTGAGCTTTTCTTTCTCGGCCATTTCTTTTCCTCCTTCAAAATTTGGTTTGGATATCGGCCTGCGATGCGAGAATAACTAGCGACCTTCCTTGCTGGACTTCAGGAACTTATCATAGACCGGTGACATTTCCCGCAGCCTGTTTACGATAGGCGGCAATACCTCCAGGACGTAGTCGACATCCTGAAGAGTGTTCTCAATGCCGAAGCTGAAAAGCATGGAACCCTGGGCTGTGGCATGGTCTATGCCCATGGCGATAAGCACATGCGAGGCTTTGAGGGCTTTGGCGGTGCAGGCGGAACCGCTGGTGACGGCTACCCCCTGGCTGTTGAGCAGCATAAGCATAGCTTCACCCTCGATGAACTCCACGCAAAAGCTGGCGTTTCCCGGTAAGCGCTGCCGGGGGTGCCCTGTAACTATGACGTGCTTGATGCTGGCGGGCAGCTGGGTCAGCAGGCGGTCGCGCATGGCGCTGATGTACCCCATCCGCTCTGCCATATTGGAGTGAGCCAGTTCCGCCGACTTGCCCATGCCGACGATGGCCGGCACGTTTTCAGTTCCGGCGCGCCGCCCGTTCTCCTGGATGCCGCCGTCAAGCAGCGGGATGATGCGCACGCCCTTGCGCACCCACAGGGCACCCGCCCCCTTCGGGCCGTAGAATTGATTGGCCGCCAGGCTGAGAGCATCCACGCCGAGTTCCTTCACATCTACCGCTATCGTCCCGGCGGCAGCCACCGCATCGGTGTGGAAAACCACGCGCTTTTCCCGGGTGATTTTGGCGATTTCCTGGATGGGCTCGATGGTACCCACTTCGCTGTTGGCGTGCATGACGGAGACGAGGATTGTATCTTTGCGGATGGCGTGCTCCACATCGTGCGGGTCAACCACGCCGTACTTGTCCACCGGCACCAGGCTGACCTCGAATCCCGATTTCTCCAGGGTGCGCGCCGAATGCAGGACAGAGAAGTGTTCGATGGCCGAAAGTACAATGTGCTTGCCCTTGGCCTGCTGGGCCAGCGCCAGCCCCTTGACTGCGAGGTTGTTGCTTTCCGTGCCGCTGCTGGTAAATATTATCTCGCTGGCGTCGGCCCCGATTAGTTGCGCCACCTGGCCGCGGGCCGTTTCCATGCCTTCGCGCGCCGTATCTCCCCACTCGTGAATAGAGGACGGGTTGCCGAAAGCCTCGCCCAGGTAAGGCAGCATTGCCTCGCGGACCTCGCTCAGAATAGGGGTAGTCGCTGCATTATCCAGATAGATTTTTCTCATATCTCCGCAATTCTCCCCCGTTTTATTTAGATTGGAGCCTGGTTTTCAGGCATCAGTTCAAGGATAAAGCTGGCGGCCTTCGTCATCCTCGAGGATAATGGCATTTACCGGGCAGCTTTCAGCTGCCTTCATCAAGGTTTCTTCATCGGCCGCAGATGCGTCGAGTATAATGGCTTTGTTTTCCTTGTCAAGCTTGAAGACCCTGGGCGCCACGGCCACGCAGTTGCTTACTCCAATACATAAATCCCGGTCTATCTTTACTTTCATATTCCCTCCCGTATCTGTTTTAATCAGCCGTCCCTGATTGGTGAAACGCCTCGGCAGTCCCTCCCTGATGGCGATGTTGAAGCCAGTATAGGATGCGCCAGATAAAATAGTTATAAAAAGGAGAGTAGAATCGTTGAAATATTATGACATTTAATCCCTTTGCAACTCAAGGCGTGCTAATGCTAATCTTTACACTATGGAAAATAAAAGATTGGATCAAATAACGCTGGGCAGGCTCCTGGCAGCGCAAAAAAATGAGATAACGGAACATTTCATCTACAAAAAGTTATCCTATTCCGAAAAAGACGCCGAAAATAAGCGTATTCTGAGCGAGATATCCAGGGATGAGCTGAGACACTACAACCTATGGAAATCATATACCGGCAGAGATGTCAGGCCATCCAGGATTAGAATATGGCAGTATTATGTAATATCGCGCCTGTTCGGAATCACATTTTGCATTAAACTCATGGAAGGCGGGGAGGGAAAGGCGCAGACCAATTACCAAAGTATCACAAAGATGGTACCCGATGCTCGTGCAGTAGTTGCGGATGAAGACCGGCATGAAAGAGAACTGGTATCTCTCATAGATGAAGAAAGGCTCAAGTATGTCGGTTCGATAGTTCGTGGTCTAAACGAAGCGTTGATCGAGCTCACCGCGGCGCTTTCAGGCCTTACCCTGGCCCTGCATGATACAAACTTTATTGCCCTGACCGGCCTGATAACCGGCCTGGCCATGTCTTTGG
This Dehalococcoidia bacterium DNA region includes the following protein-coding sequences:
- a CDS encoding signal peptidase I, giving the protein MKRGIFLFLVIVVVVIGIYSVKEWMPIMAVSGTSMYPVLKNGDAILIEEKQASDVAVGDVIVFKVHPLIQETYNYPPMVAHRVIQISEFQGGIAFKTKGDNTNEDPFVVPSSDLRGEVSGQLAYVGHVLLFLQSKQGQTFAILAILLLAFELFANDLDRARKNAQKKIFAPVLEQNETLIKGQQQASKMSAQALEQFAAAMREYAQHLASHTAAVKDLASASHEMLKAIHEQNLMFEKWNKSGFDQPGAATPEADKPLAANAPASQPSGDVPTLDACIKPESET
- a CDS encoding ferredoxin: MKVKIDRDLCIGVSNCVAVAPRVFKLDKENKAIILDASAADEETLMKAAESCPVNAIILEDDEGRQLYP
- a CDS encoding rubrerythrin family protein — its product is MENKRLDQITLGRLLAAQKNEITEHFIYKKLSYSEKDAENKRILSEISRDELRHYNLWKSYTGRDVRPSRIRIWQYYVISRLFGITFCIKLMEGGEGKAQTNYQSITKMVPDARAVVADEDRHERELVSLIDEERLKYVGSIVRGLNEALIELTAALSGLTLALHDTNFIALTGLITGLAMSLAMGGTEYLATKSENGHQHPVKSAVYTSAANLITVAFLIYPYLVFDNPYAALGLMLVNAVIVIYIFNYHISVTRELNFRKTFAEMLFISLSVSAIAFAIGYLARTIFHIEA
- a CDS encoding cysteine desulfurase, which gives rise to MRKIYLDNAATTPILSEVREAMLPYLGEAFGNPSSIHEWGDTAREGMETARGQVAQLIGADASEIIFTSSGTESNNLAVKGLALAQQAKGKHIVLSAIEHFSVLHSARTLEKSGFEVSLVPVDKYGVVDPHDVEHAIRKDTILVSVMHANSEVGTIEPIQEIAKITREKRVVFHTDAVAAAGTIAVDVKELGVDALSLAANQFYGPKGAGALWVRKGVRIIPLLDGGIQENGRRAGTENVPAIVGMGKSAELAHSNMAERMGYISAMRDRLLTQLPASIKHVIVTGHPRQRLPGNASFCVEFIEGEAMLMLLNSQGVAVTSGSACTAKALKASHVLIAMGIDHATAQGSMLFSFGIENTLQDVDYVLEVLPPIVNRLREMSPVYDKFLKSSKEGR
- a CDS encoding sulfurtransferase TusA family protein translates to MKADHSLDCMGLYCPMPIVRTAEQMKEMKPGEILEVVADDKGIKLDMPAWAQATGNEFLGIEEKSGEIKVYVKKTHE